From a single Nostoc sp. MS1 genomic region:
- a CDS encoding TetR/AcrR family transcriptional regulator has product MRVFNSSPPSEAQTRSRILQAALKLFAAQGFDGTTTRDLAQAAGVAEGTLFRHFPNKKAILVEVATGGWIDILTDLLTELSEMGSYKAVAQVMRRRMWNLHKNADLMKVCFMEVQFHPDLRDRIQTEVIVKMTDVAEAFFQTAMDKGIYRQMDANLVAKVFLGMFAIAGFSNNTLMQPDASPQQMQQMAEGLADIFLNGVLAKD; this is encoded by the coding sequence ATGCGAGTTTTTAATTCTTCTCCACCTTCCGAGGCGCAGACACGCTCGCGCATTTTACAAGCCGCGCTGAAGTTATTTGCCGCTCAAGGCTTTGATGGTACTACTACCCGTGATTTAGCACAAGCAGCCGGCGTAGCGGAAGGGACTTTATTTCGTCATTTTCCTAACAAAAAAGCGATTTTGGTAGAAGTCGCAACGGGTGGTTGGATAGATATCCTCACAGATTTGCTCACCGAATTGAGCGAAATGGGCAGTTATAAGGCTGTTGCTCAGGTAATGCGCCGCAGGATGTGGAATTTGCACAAAAATGCCGATCTAATGAAGGTTTGCTTCATGGAAGTGCAATTCCACCCAGACTTGCGCGATCGCATCCAAACAGAAGTTATCGTGAAAATGACCGATGTTGCCGAAGCCTTCTTCCAAACTGCTATGGATAAAGGCATTTATCGCCAAATGGATGCAAATTTAGTCGCTAAAGTTTTCCTGGGAATGTTTGCGATCGCTGGTTTCTCTAACAATACTCTCATGCAGCCAGACGCTTCACCCCAACAAATGCAGCAAAT
- a CDS encoding M16 family metallopeptidase, with amino-acid sequence MNQSSRSISRRLLAILLVTVVLWWGWTPKIALAQTPTTLQPSKTPTSKVQTSIQPYLDRVIKELTEFRLDNGMKFIVLERHQAPVVSFLTYANVGGVDEPDGKTGVAHFLEHLAFKGTTRIGTVNYQAEKPLLERLEQLDTQIRAAKANGKQDDVARLQATFKEVESQAAKLVKQNELGQIVEQAGGVGLNATTTTEATRYFYSFPSNKLELWMSLESDRFLDPVIRREFYKEKDVILEERRMRVENSPVGLMVEKFIDTAYKVHPYRRPVIGYDQDIRNLTPEDVQKFFATYYVPSNITIAVVGDVNPTEVKKLAQTYFGRYKAAPKPQSKIKIEPQQTQTREVTVELPSQPWYFEGYHRPAITHPDNAAYEIIGALLSNGRTSRLYKSLVEQKRLALNAQGFSGFPGDKYPNLMLFYARTSPGHTVDELAVALGQEIDKLKTEPVSATELERVKTQARAGLVRSLDSNMGMAQQLLEFEVKTGSWRNLFKQLDEIIAVTPADIQRVAKATFTPENRTVGKLLPKKA; translated from the coding sequence ATGAATCAATCTAGTCGTTCAATATCCCGGCGGCTGTTGGCAATTTTGTTAGTAACGGTCGTTCTTTGGTGGGGGTGGACACCAAAAATCGCGTTAGCACAAACGCCAACTACTCTCCAACCCAGTAAAACACCAACTTCAAAAGTTCAAACTTCGATTCAACCTTATTTAGATCGAGTAATTAAGGAGTTGACGGAGTTCCGATTAGATAATGGTATGAAGTTTATTGTCTTAGAACGCCATCAAGCACCTGTAGTTTCTTTTCTCACCTACGCTAATGTCGGCGGTGTGGATGAACCAGATGGAAAAACAGGTGTGGCTCACTTTCTAGAGCATTTGGCGTTCAAAGGCACTACACGCATCGGTACGGTTAACTATCAAGCAGAAAAACCTTTACTTGAGCGTTTAGAACAGTTAGACACACAAATTAGAGCCGCAAAAGCCAATGGTAAGCAAGATGATGTTGCTAGGTTGCAAGCGACTTTTAAGGAAGTAGAATCACAAGCAGCTAAATTAGTCAAGCAAAATGAACTAGGACAAATTGTCGAACAAGCTGGGGGTGTAGGTTTAAACGCTACTACTACCACAGAGGCGACACGTTACTTTTACAGCTTTCCCTCCAATAAGTTGGAACTTTGGATGTCTCTAGAATCAGACCGATTTCTTGACCCTGTAATTCGCCGGGAATTTTATAAAGAAAAAGATGTAATTTTAGAAGAACGACGAATGCGGGTGGAAAATTCACCTGTCGGCTTGATGGTGGAGAAATTTATCGATACCGCTTACAAAGTTCATCCTTATAGACGACCTGTCATTGGTTACGACCAAGACATTCGTAACCTCACGCCAGAGGATGTACAAAAGTTTTTTGCGACTTACTACGTACCTAGTAATATCACTATTGCTGTTGTTGGAGATGTCAACCCAACTGAGGTAAAAAAACTAGCACAAACCTACTTTGGACGTTATAAAGCCGCACCTAAACCACAGTCAAAAATAAAAATCGAACCACAGCAGACTCAAACCAGAGAAGTGACTGTAGAATTACCTTCTCAACCTTGGTATTTTGAAGGTTATCACCGCCCAGCAATCACACATCCTGATAATGCTGCGTATGAAATTATTGGTGCTTTGTTAAGTAATGGGCGCACATCACGGCTGTATAAGTCTTTAGTTGAGCAAAAGCGTTTAGCCTTAAATGCTCAAGGTTTTAGTGGTTTCCCAGGTGATAAATATCCCAACCTGATGCTATTTTATGCTCGCACATCTCCCGGTCATACAGTTGATGAGTTAGCGGTAGCTTTAGGTCAAGAAATTGACAAGCTGAAAACGGAACCAGTCTCGGCTACTGAGTTAGAAAGGGTAAAAACACAAGCTAGGGCAGGATTGGTACGCAGCCTTGATTCTAATATGGGCATGGCACAACAACTTTTAGAATTTGAAGTAAAAACTGGTTCTTGGCGGAATTTGTTTAAGCAATTAGATGAAATTATTGCTGTGACTCCTGCGGATATCCAACGAGTGGCAAAGGCAACTTTTACACCAGAAAATCGAACAGTTGGCAAGTTGTTGCCTAAGAAAGCATAA
- a CDS encoding M16 family metallopeptidase produces MQRLKQFKMGKGKRLIYGLVAVFAFLTVTFNFSLSATAAAKHYTQLQFAPLPEIKLPKYERFVLQNGLVVYLMEDHELPLIGGTAMVRTGSRWEPADKVGLAALTGVVMRTGGTKQRSGDDLNQILEQRAASVEVSIGEASGSASFDSLTEDTETVFGLFAEVLREPVFAQEKLDLVKTQAKGGIARRNDDPDDIASREFRKLIYGNDSPYARITEYATVDAIAREDLVQFHQKYFHPNNMILGIVGDFEPQKMRSLIQAKLGNWVRNPKFTKPTVPEASSVNKGGVFFVNQPQLTQSSVLIGHLGGQFNNPDYAALDVLNGVLNGFGGRLFNEVRSRQGLAYSVYGSWSPRFDYPGMFIAGGQTRSDATVQFVKALQAEIKRIQSQPVTAEELARARESTLNSFVFNFQDPAQTLSRLMRYEYYGYPADFLFRYQKAVAATTAADVQRVAKQYLKPDNFVTLVVGNQTAIQPPLTQLAAQVTPIDVTIPSPQARN; encoded by the coding sequence ATGCAGAGGCTTAAACAATTCAAAATGGGTAAAGGTAAGAGATTGATTTATGGCTTAGTGGCTGTTTTTGCTTTTTTGACTGTCACTTTTAACTTTTCCCTCTCGGCGACAGCAGCAGCCAAACACTACACCCAGTTGCAGTTTGCACCTTTACCTGAGATTAAGTTACCCAAGTACGAACGGTTTGTGCTGCAAAATGGCTTGGTTGTGTATTTGATGGAGGATCATGAACTACCTTTAATCGGTGGTACAGCAATGGTACGGACTGGGAGTCGCTGGGAACCAGCAGATAAGGTGGGGTTGGCTGCTTTAACAGGCGTAGTCATGCGGACTGGTGGCACTAAACAGCGTTCAGGCGATGATCTCAATCAAATATTAGAGCAACGAGCCGCATCTGTAGAAGTGAGTATTGGTGAAGCTTCAGGTAGTGCTAGTTTTGACTCATTAACTGAAGATACCGAAACAGTGTTTGGGTTGTTTGCAGAAGTTCTGCGAGAACCAGTATTTGCCCAAGAAAAACTAGATTTAGTGAAAACTCAAGCTAAGGGGGGGATTGCCCGGCGAAATGATGACCCCGATGATATAGCAAGTAGAGAATTTCGTAAGTTGATTTATGGCAATGATAGCCCCTATGCACGGATTACAGAATATGCCACAGTAGATGCGATCGCCCGTGAAGACTTGGTACAGTTCCATCAAAAGTATTTCCACCCCAATAATATGATTTTGGGGATTGTGGGGGATTTTGAACCGCAAAAAATGCGATCGCTTATTCAAGCTAAGTTAGGTAATTGGGTGCGTAATCCCAAATTCACTAAACCAACTGTACCAGAGGCATCCTCAGTCAATAAAGGCGGAGTATTTTTCGTCAACCAACCCCAACTTACCCAAAGTAGTGTATTAATTGGGCATTTGGGTGGCCAATTCAATAATCCAGATTATGCAGCCTTAGATGTATTGAACGGCGTGTTAAATGGCTTTGGTGGACGCTTATTTAATGAAGTGCGATCGCGTCAAGGTTTAGCCTACTCTGTATATGGTTCATGGAGTCCACGCTTTGACTATCCGGGAATGTTTATTGCTGGTGGACAAACCCGTTCTGATGCTACCGTGCAGTTTGTCAAAGCCTTACAAGCCGAGATTAAGCGTATCCAGTCCCAACCAGTAACAGCAGAAGAATTAGCCCGTGCTAGAGAGTCTACACTTAATTCTTTTGTATTCAACTTTCAAGACCCCGCCCAAACTTTATCGCGGTTAATGCGCTATGAGTATTATGGTTATCCCGCAGATTTTCTCTTTCGCTATCAAAAAGCTGTAGCCGCAACCACAGCCGCCGATGTGCAGAGAGTAGCCAAGCAATACCTCAAACCAGATAATTTCGTAACTTTGGTAGTAGGAAATCAAACTGCTATTCAGCCACCGTTAACTCAGTTAGCCGCCCAGGTAACACCAATTGATGTGACTATTCCTAGCCCACAAGCGCGGAATTGA
- a CDS encoding mechanosensitive ion channel family protein, with the protein MKFQEIGQVALALLTQFGLKVIGAIALWIIAQKLIDFAIKLIRRSFRSQNIEPTLINYVLNIISVTLRIVLIVAILGFFGVETTSFAALLAAAGVAIGAAWGGLLANFAAGAFLIIFRPFKVGDFITAAGVTGTVTEIGLFTTDITTPDNVLTIVANNKIFADNIQNFSANPFRRVDLLAQLHHDVDHNQAISLLKARISQIPNVVTNPAPDVEILTFTLAGPVLAVRPYCNNEHYWQVYFDTNKAIRETFGEAGYPIPEQRYAFNFPSENGTSSVIPPSVINS; encoded by the coding sequence ATGAAATTTCAAGAAATCGGTCAAGTTGCCTTGGCACTTTTAACCCAGTTTGGGCTAAAAGTAATAGGTGCGATAGCTCTGTGGATTATTGCACAAAAGTTAATTGATTTTGCCATCAAGTTAATACGCCGTAGTTTTCGCAGCCAGAATATTGAGCCAACGCTGATTAATTATGTATTAAATATTATTTCTGTCACCTTGAGAATTGTGCTAATTGTAGCCATTCTCGGCTTTTTTGGTGTAGAAACAACTTCTTTTGCAGCATTATTAGCAGCAGCCGGTGTAGCTATTGGTGCAGCATGGGGCGGACTTCTGGCTAACTTTGCGGCTGGCGCGTTTTTAATTATTTTCCGTCCTTTCAAAGTCGGTGATTTTATTACCGCCGCCGGAGTGACAGGAACAGTTACAGAAATAGGATTGTTTACCACGGATATTACTACGCCTGATAATGTGTTAACAATTGTGGCGAATAACAAAATATTTGCTGATAATATCCAGAATTTCTCGGCTAATCCTTTCCGGCGCGTTGATTTGCTGGCACAACTACATCATGATGTTGATCATAATCAGGCGATCTCACTTTTAAAAGCCAGAATTAGTCAAATTCCCAATGTAGTTACTAACCCAGCACCAGATGTAGAAATTCTTACTTTTACTTTGGCAGGGCCAGTATTAGCTGTGCGTCCGTATTGTAATAATGAACATTATTGGCAAGTGTATTTCGACACAAATAAAGCCATCCGCGAAACTTTTGGTGAAGCTGGATATCCAATTCCTGAACAACGTTACGCCTTTAATTTTCCATCAGAAAATGGCACAAGTTCCGTTATTCCTCCATCTGTAATCAATTCATAA
- a CDS encoding IS5 family transposase produces the protein MYRRAQKQEKAAENFELPFGGKLASDNRWVIMANMIPWSKFEAEYAEIFSARMGAPAKTFRMALGALIIKEKLGISDRETVEQIRENPYLQYFIGMSAYSNESAFDPSMLVHFRERIDIELVNKINQEIVRKMLENKQEVEVRAKKPEVEDSKSKPANRGKLILDASCAPADISYPTDLGLLNQARKQTETIIDTLYKSLLVRNINKPRTYRNKARKDYLAVAKKRKPTVKERRKAIRKQLQYINRNLTHIQQLINLGASLLKLSNSQYKMLLVVAEVYRQQLWLYENQKISIQDRIVSLNQPHIRPIIRGKAGRTVEFGAKFSASYYDGYVFLDHISWDNFNESGDLKSQVEAYKNYTGYYPESVHVDKIYRTRENRAWCQERGIRISGPPLGRPPQNVSPEKKKQAAYDERIRNCIEGKFGQGKRRFSLGRVMAKLPHTSFTAIAITFLVMNLSTLLLRLFCVFFCLFFKTESFFTSSIIETDISLNLKQQKLIFFLD, from the coding sequence ATGTATCGAAGAGCGCAAAAGCAAGAAAAAGCAGCAGAAAACTTTGAACTACCCTTTGGGGGAAAACTAGCGTCAGATAACCGATGGGTAATCATGGCGAACATGATACCTTGGTCAAAATTTGAAGCAGAGTACGCAGAAATATTTTCAGCAAGAATGGGAGCGCCAGCCAAAACATTTAGAATGGCGTTGGGAGCATTAATAATTAAAGAAAAATTAGGAATAAGTGACAGAGAGACAGTAGAACAAATTCGGGAGAACCCGTATCTGCAATACTTTATAGGAATGTCAGCATATAGTAATGAATCTGCATTTGACCCGTCAATGCTAGTTCATTTTAGAGAAAGGATAGATATAGAATTAGTCAATAAAATCAATCAAGAAATAGTCAGGAAGATGTTAGAAAATAAACAGGAGGTAGAAGTAAGAGCAAAAAAGCCAGAGGTCGAGGATTCAAAAAGTAAGCCAGCCAATAGAGGAAAATTAATATTAGATGCTAGTTGTGCGCCAGCAGACATAAGTTATCCGACAGATTTAGGATTATTAAATCAAGCCAGAAAGCAAACAGAAACAATCATAGATACATTATATAAGTCCTTATTAGTAAGAAATATCAACAAACCAAGAACCTACAGAAACAAAGCAAGAAAGGATTATTTAGCAGTAGCCAAGAAAAGAAAACCAACAGTTAAAGAAAGAAGGAAAGCTATCAGAAAGCAACTGCAATATATCAACAGAAATTTAACTCATATTCAGCAGCTAATAAATTTAGGTGCGTCACTATTAAAACTGAGCAACAGTCAATATAAGATGTTGCTAGTAGTAGCAGAAGTTTATCGTCAACAGTTATGGTTATATGAAAATCAAAAAATTAGTATACAAGACCGCATTGTCAGTTTAAACCAACCACACATTCGTCCGATTATCCGAGGTAAAGCCGGGAGAACAGTAGAGTTTGGGGCTAAGTTTTCAGCTAGTTACTATGATGGCTATGTATTTTTAGACCATATTAGTTGGGACAACTTTAACGAATCAGGAGACTTAAAATCACAAGTAGAAGCATACAAAAACTACACCGGATATTATCCTGAATCAGTTCATGTTGATAAGATTTATCGGACGAGGGAGAATCGAGCTTGGTGTCAAGAAAGGGGAATTAGAATTAGTGGCCCACCACTAGGTAGACCCCCCCAAAATGTCAGCCCTGAAAAGAAGAAACAAGCCGCTTATGACGAAAGGATTCGTAATTGTATTGAGGGCAAGTTTGGACAAGGTAAACGAAGATTTAGCCTTGGTAGAGTTATGGCTAAACTTCCTCATACTTCTTTCACCGCTATTGCCATAACTTTTTTAGTTATGAATCTTTCTACTCTGCTATTACGGCTTTTTTGTGTATTTTTTTGCCTATTTTTCAAAACTGAGTCTTTTTTTACTTCTTCTATTATCGAAACTGATATTTCATTAAACCTTAAACAACAAAAACTTATCTTTTTTCTGGACTGA
- a CDS encoding mechanosensitive ion channel family protein: MNIPAISQVALALLIQFGLRVLGAIALWIVAQWLIDFGLKLLRRAFRSRQVEPTLINYIVNIAAVLLRIVLIVAILGFFGIETTSFAALLAAAGIAIGAAWSGLLANFAAGAFLIIFRPFAVGDTITAAGVTGIVEEIGLFTTTINTLDNVRTIVGNNKIFADNIQNFSANPYRRVDLEAQLHHSVDHEDAIRRLKERISQIPHVLNNPVPDVEILDFNLAGPLLAVRPYCHNEHYWQVYFATNKAIRETFGAAGYPVPEQNYRFIEASRDGTSASVAQRTSLG; encoded by the coding sequence ATGAATATACCTGCAATTAGTCAAGTTGCTCTTGCTCTTTTAATCCAATTCGGGCTGAGAGTTTTAGGCGCGATCGCCCTTTGGATTGTTGCTCAATGGTTAATTGATTTTGGTTTAAAATTATTGCGTCGCGCTTTTCGTAGTAGACAAGTCGAACCGACATTAATTAACTATATTGTGAATATAGCAGCCGTTTTACTAAGAATTGTTTTAATTGTAGCAATTCTGGGCTTTTTCGGCATAGAAACTACTTCCTTCGCTGCATTATTAGCGGCTGCGGGTATAGCCATCGGTGCAGCTTGGAGTGGACTTTTAGCTAACTTTGCGGCTGGTGCATTTTTGATTATTTTTCGTCCATTTGCAGTTGGCGACACCATCACAGCCGCAGGTGTTACTGGAATAGTAGAAGAAATAGGATTATTTACAACAACAATAAATACATTAGATAATGTCAGAACAATTGTTGGTAATAATAAAATATTTGCTGACAATATCCAAAACTTTTCTGCCAATCCTTACCGCCGCGTAGACTTAGAAGCGCAACTTCATCATAGTGTTGATCATGAAGATGCAATTAGGCGATTAAAAGAAAGAATTAGCCAAATTCCTCATGTATTAAATAATCCTGTGCCAGATGTAGAAATATTAGACTTCAACTTAGCAGGGCCACTACTAGCAGTGCGTCCTTATTGCCATAATGAACATTACTGGCAAGTTTATTTTGCTACGAATAAAGCCATCCGCGAAACTTTTGGTGCTGCTGGATATCCTGTACCCGAACAAAACTACAGGTTTATAGAAGCATCACGGGATGGAACATCAGCTAGTGTGGCACAACGCACATCTTTGGGCTAG
- a CDS encoding Uma2 family endonuclease: MVREYSPQTQANSPQEHLPPLQSGDRLTRPEFERLYAADTHAKKAELIEGIVYVASPLRHQQHGKPHSRVITWLGVYQSLTPGVDLSDAPTVRLDLDNEPQPDAVLFIEPDAGGQTRLSDDGYIEGAPELIVEIAASSAAIDRGSKKQVYRRNGVLEYVIWQSYENQLEWFYVIDGDYRLLSPDADGIIRSQVFPGLWLAVEALLNNQMAQVLKVLQLGLNSPEHSDFVQKLANR; this comes from the coding sequence ATGGTTAGAGAATACTCACCGCAAACACAAGCCAATTCACCCCAAGAACATCTACCCCCGCTTCAAAGTGGCGATCGCCTAACTCGTCCCGAGTTTGAACGGCTTTATGCTGCTGATACCCATGCCAAAAAAGCCGAACTGATTGAAGGAATCGTTTACGTGGCTTCACCCTTAAGACATCAACAGCATGGTAAACCCCATAGTCGAGTAATAACTTGGTTAGGAGTCTACCAATCATTAACTCCTGGTGTTGACTTAAGTGATGCCCCAACTGTGAGGCTTGATTTGGATAACGAACCACAACCGGATGCAGTATTATTCATTGAACCAGATGCAGGCGGACAGACTCGATTGAGTGACGATGGTTATATTGAAGGTGCGCCTGAGTTAATTGTCGAAATAGCCGCAAGTAGTGCTGCAATTGATAGGGGTAGCAAAAAGCAGGTTTACCGCCGTAACGGGGTGCTGGAGTATGTAATCTGGCAATCTTACGAGAATCAACTGGAATGGTTTTACGTGATTGATGGTGACTATCGATTGCTATCTCCTGATGCAGATGGTATTATTCGCTCTCAAGTATTTCCAGGTTTGTGGTTAGCAGTAGAAGCATTGCTGAATAATCAGATGGCGCAGGTATTGAAAGTATTGCAGTTAGGGTTAAATTCACCTGAACATAGTGATTTTGTGCAGAAATTGGCAAACAGGTGA
- a CDS encoding type II toxin-antitoxin system VapC family toxin, giving the protein MSDLVTDTHALIWYLEDSQKLSYAANQAFERCDRGEIVIYIPTICLVEIVYLQEKGRISAQMKTQLDAALIANNSGLILANLTDEVVTALATIPRDIVPDMPDRIIVATAKHLGLPLISRDSKITTSGINIIW; this is encoded by the coding sequence ATGTCTGATTTAGTAACTGATACCCATGCTTTGATTTGGTATCTAGAAGATAGCCAGAAACTTAGCTATGCTGCTAACCAAGCTTTTGAAAGATGCGATCGCGGTGAAATTGTTATTTATATTCCTACGATTTGTCTTGTAGAAATTGTTTATTTGCAAGAGAAAGGGCGTATATCAGCACAAATGAAGACTCAGCTAGATGCTGCGTTAATAGCTAACAATAGTGGGTTAATTCTGGCGAATCTTACAGATGAGGTAGTCACAGCATTGGCAACAATACCACGAGATATTGTTCCTGATATGCCTGACAGAATTATTGTAGCTACCGCCAAGCATTTGGGTTTACCCTTAATTAGTCGAGACTCCAAGATAACTACATCTGGGATAAATATTATTTGGTAA
- a CDS encoding GNAT family N-acetyltransferase — protein sequence MNIQEIEFRENSDLPPEQVIYLYSQCGWSSAKKPEKLLFALSNSEIVISAWYKDILVGLGNAISDGALVVYYPHLLVLPAYQRCGIGREIIHRLKQKYSYFHQQILLSVDNATSFYEKVGFRLADNVKPMWIYDNFDI from the coding sequence ATGAATATTCAAGAAATTGAGTTTCGAGAAAATTCTGATCTTCCACCTGAACAAGTTATTTACCTTTATAGCCAGTGTGGTTGGTCATCTGCCAAAAAACCAGAGAAGTTGTTATTCGCCTTATCCAACAGTGAAATTGTGATTTCTGCATGGTATAAAGATATTCTTGTAGGTTTAGGAAATGCTATTTCAGATGGGGCGCTTGTAGTTTACTATCCTCATTTATTGGTACTACCTGCGTATCAACGTTGTGGTATTGGGCGTGAAATTATTCATCGCTTAAAACAGAAATACTCATATTTTCATCAACAAATTCTACTTTCTGTTGATAATGCTACTTCATTTTATGAGAAAGTAGGTTTTCGTTTAGCTGATAATGTTAAGCCGATGTGGATATATGATAATTTCGATATTTAG